ACCAGAAAAATTACCCGAACCAACACAACCTGAAATTTCTGCGGATAATTATATCAAAGAAGCGGAAGTGCTATTTTCAGAAAAACGCTATGAAGATGCTTTAGCAATTTATGAACAAGTCGTTAAAATTAAACCTGATGATGCAGAAACTTGGCTGAAACGCGGTTTAACTCTGAATAGGTTAAAACGCTATAAAGACGCGATTATGTCTTACAATAAAGCGATTAAAATTAACCCTAATTATCATCAAGCTTGGTGTGATATTGGTGTTGCTTGTGGTAATTTAGGTAAGCACAAAGAAGCCTTTAACTGTTTTGATAAAGCTACGCAAATTCAGCCAGATGATGGTGTAGCTTGGTTAAATCGTGGTTTGTCTTTATTAGAATTGGAACGTTACGAAGATGCGATCGCTTCCTTTGATAAAGCGTTAGAATTCCAACCCAACTCACCCAAAATCTTAGATAAACGTGGTTACACATTGGTAAGATTGGGACAAGATGACGAAGCAATAATCAATTTTGACAAAGCACTAGAAATTAAACCAGACTATGCTAGTGCTTATTATAATAAAGCAGCTTGTTATGCACTGCAAAGAGAAGTTACATTAGCTGTAGAGAATCTTCAGAAAGCAATTGAGCTTAAACCCAGCTACAAAGAAGATGCTGCGACTGATATAGATTTTGATGATATTAACCAAGATCAAAGCTTTCAGGAATTAATTCAGAGTTAGTCATGATAAATGAAAAATACCCCTCCATAGTTTCTACACTCATTAGAACCTATAAAGGGGTAATTTGAAGTCATTAATGCCTCTTGTGAGGAGAGGGAAATGTAGCAGAGAAATTGGATAATAGGTGGGCTGCAATTGTGCAAGGAAAAGCCTTAACAACTATGTAGTTTCCACTGAAGGAAATCCTATCAATGCCTCATCATTGAAGATATAACGTATTTCTCTCAAACCTCATCTATCTAGAGAGATAGGCAAAAATCTACCCTAAGATAGATTGACGGTAGCTCAGTATAAAAAATACTGTACTATACTTAAAATCGACAGCAAATAGAATTATTTACGTAATCTAAAGTATATAAATTAACCTGAAACTAGAAATTTACCCCGCCAGTCAAAGAAACAATAACCGCAAGCCAGGACACTTTTGAATAAACCCAGATGATTTGTTGTGAGCATTCACATCATTAATATGTGTGGGTGTGGGTCGAATAATGCCACTAAATAAATCATCTAAACCGTAAGGTGTAAAAAATTTCCATTCTCCTTGTTGATCCATACGCACACCTACAGCAGTCGCTGTGTGTAACCAATCTTTAATGCCATCTTCTGTACTCGAATAAGTTCTTATACCAGCACGCCAGCGCCCAAAACTTGCTTGATTTTTAACATCAAACTCGTATTGAGGAAATTGTGCTGTCAGAGTTGATTTTGCTACCAGTTCCTGATCACGGTTCCCCCCATCATCAAAAAAAGCAATATCAAAATCTTTGATGAATAACTCACATTCTTGTCCAAAAATGGCACGCCAAACTGTATTTCGCACTGCTCCCCCTGCTAACCACCAATGAGGTAAATTGATGTGAGCTATTGCTGGTAAGACAGTACCAATAATTGAATCAGATAGAATTATTTGCAGATGTGTTTGATTATCCATGCTGGGGATGAGGTAGTGGAGTAAACAACAAAGTTGAAACCTGCTTATTAACATTCTATACAATATTATCACCAAGCCTGAATTATATTTGGTATAATAAAAATGTATTTACTATGTTTTTTTACTTAAAAAGTATTGTAAACTTTGATAAGATGAACTGAAATAATATCATAAGATATTGACAAATATTATCAAATTTAAATAAACTTGTCACCCATGTTATGAGATAAATCCATAACAAACCTGAGTTATTAGTAATTTTGACTAGACTGTGTTTGTGGTGTAAAATCAACATCATCTTTCTAGTACAAGTAATTTCCAATCTTCAAGTTAAATACGCATTTTTATCTGTATATAATTCTATTCTGTTAGCCGAGCTTATACAGAATTCAAAATCTGAACATCACAAAAATCAAAATCAAACTACCGAAAAAAGAATATGGAAAAACATTTGCAGTATTGGTCTATACTTAAGCGCCGGGGGTTGCCCGCTTCTATAGTTTTTTTAACTCTTTTGGCATTGAGTGTAGTTAAAACCGTCATAGAAACTCCCGTTTATCAGGCAGGAGGCCAGCTGGTACTGAAAAAGAACGCCACATCTTCCCTAACAGGAGTAGGTAGTCAATTAGGACAGTTGGAGAGTTCAGTCAGTGGTAGACCATTGGCAACCGAGGTAGCAGTTTTGCATTCTCTACCCTTAGCTGAAAAGACGATAAATACCCTTGCTCTCGATATTAAACCCACAGAATTTCTCAAAAGTCTGAAAGTAAAAAATATTGAAAATACAGATATTATTGAAATATATTATACAGATAAAATTCCCAAAAGATCGGTTTCAATTGTTAACACTTTAATGAAGATATATATAGAAAATGATATCAATGCGAACCGCAAGCAAACCAAGTCTGCCAGAGACTTTATTGCCCAACAGTTGCCACTGAGTAAAGCTGCATTACAAACATCTGAACGCAGACTACAATTTTTTAAACAGCAACACAGAGTTTTGGATTTAAAAGCCGAAGCCGCATCAAGTGCAAGTATTCTTACGGGTCTAGAAAAACAAGTAGCCGCAACTAAATCGGATTTATCTTCACAAACTGCCCGGATGCAAACAATCCAAAAATTGTTTGGTGTCACTTTACAAGATGCTATAACTGCGAGTTTTGCGGGTGAATCGCCATCAATAAACGCAGTTCAGGAACAATTACAAGATCTTCAGAAAAAGATAGCTGTTGTAGGGTTACGTTTGACAGACACCCATCCAACGATGATTGATCTCAAAGAACAAGAGGCTGTCCTCAAAAAAGAACTGGAGAAGCGGATAGAACAAAGTTTGATCAGTAAAGCAGGACGTTTGAATAATCTCCAAGATCCGGATAGGATATTACAACTGAAAACTCTTGGTTTACAACAGGAACTTCTTGGCCAATATGCTGCTGCTGAAGCCGAAAGATTAAGTTTACAAGTCAGGCTCAAATCTTTAGCTCAAATAATCGAATCTTATAAACAAAGGGCTAATATCTTACCACAGCTAGAATTACAGCAACGTCAGCTAGAACGGGAAATAGCTGCAACTGAGTCTAGTTATCAAAATCTGTTGGCCAGGTATCAGGAACTCCAGGTAGCGGAAAATTTACAAGTGAGTAATGCCATGATTGTCGCACCTGCCTTAATTCCTTCAGTACCACTGACGACTGACAGGTATATTAATTTATTGCCAGGCTTAATAGGTGGAATCGTTTTAGGGGTAGTTACTGCCTTGGTTTTGGAAAGATTGGACAAGACTATCAAAAACCCAAAATCTGCGAAAGACTTACTGGGATATACTTTTCTAGGTTATATTCCGCCTTTCCCCAATGGTAGTTTCACTCCAGAAGTAATTGTCAGAAAACAGCCTGATTCACAAATCAGCGAGGCTTTTCGGATGCTGCAAACTAACCTCAGATTTTTTAATGCAGAACAATCAGTGAAGGTGATTGTGGTATCTAGTGCTGTACCAAAAGAAGGTAAATCTACAATTGCTGCCAATTTAGCCTTTTCTATCTCTCAATTAGGACGGGATGTATTACTAGTCGATGCTGATTTGCGTAATCCCAGTCAACACAAAATCTGGGACATTTCAAATCAAGCAGGTTTGAGTAACATTCTCAGAAGTGATTTGGATGTTGATCAGGCTGTAGTGGAAATTACACCTAATTTGAAAGTGATCACTGCTGGTCAACCAAATAACAACTCAGCCGCCCTGTTGGATTCTAGTCAAATGGCTGTATTTGTGGGACAGGTCGCCCAAAGATATGATTTTGTAATTATAGATACGTCGCCTTTAACTGTAGCTGCGGATGCAACTATTTTAGGTAAATTGGTCAATGGAATTCTGTTTGTCGTCAGACCTAAAGTGGTTGATTCTACCAGTATTTCTCTCTCTAAAGAAATGTTGGAAAAAGCTGACCAAAATGTTTTAGGTGTGGCTATAAATGGCATCAGTGCTAATGAGCAATATTCTGCTTATGCAGCAACTACAGTTTAGTGGTCATAGGTTTCGATAGAATAGTCAATAGACTTAAAATAGATGATACTGATTCAGCGTAATTCCCCATGACCATGAACCGCCGCTACCACATTACTACCTTCGGTTGCCAAATGAATAAAGCCGACTCAGAGCGCATGGCTGGCATACTAGAAGACATGGGCTTTGAATGGTCAGAAGATCCTAATGATGCAAATGTGATTCTTTATAATACTTGTACAATTCGGGATAATGCCGAACAGAAAGTTTATTCCTACCTGGGTAGACAGGCAAAACGCAAGCATGAACAACCTGATTTAACTTTAGTCGTTGCTGGTTGTGTCGCTCAACAAGAAGGTGAGGCTTTGTTGCGTCGTGTGCCAGAATTAGATTTAGTAATGGGTCCGCAACACGCTAATCGCCTCAAAGATTTGCTAGAGTCTGTTTTTGATGGTAATCAAGTTGTTGCTACGGAAGAAGTACATATTTTAGAAGATATCACCCAACCCCGTCGTGATAGTAAAGTGACAGCTTGGGTAAATGTCATTTATGGCTGTAATGAGCGTTGTACTTATTGTGTAGTTCCCAACGTGCGCGGTGTGGAACAGTCTCGCACACCAGAAGCTATTCGCGCGGAAATGGAACTATTGGGAAAACAAGGTTATAAAGAAGTTACCCTTTTGGGTCAAAATATTGATGCTTACGGACGAGATTTACCAGGTTCAACTCCCGAAGGCCGTCACCTAAACACCTTGACAGATTTACTCTATTATGTTCATGATGTGCCTGGGATTGAAAGGCTCAGATTTGCTACTAGCCATCCCCGTTATTTTACAGAACGATTAATTAAAGCCTGTGCGGAATTGCCCAAGGTGTGCGAACACTTCCATATTCCCTTCCAATCTGGGGATAATGAGCTTCTAAAGGCAATGTCACGGGGTTACACGCACGAAAAATATCGCCGGATTATTGATACTATTCGTCGTTATATGCCGGATGCTTCAATTAGCGCAGATGCAATTGTGGGTTTTCCTGGGGAGACAGAGGAACAGTTTGAAAATACTCTGAAATTGGTGGATGATATTGGTTTTGATTTGTTGAATACTGCTGCATATTCACCCCGACCGGGTACACCTGCGGCTTTGTGGGATAATCAATTGAGCGAAGAAGTGAAGAGCGATCGCTTGCAAAGATTAAACCATTTAGTTAACGTTAAAGCAGCAGAGCGATCGCAGCGTTACTTTGGCAGAATTGAAGAAGTGTTAGTTGAAGAGCAAAACACCAAGGATAAAACTCAGGTGATGGGACGCACAGGCGGAAATCGTCTCACCTTCTTCACAGGCGATATTAACGAACTCAGAGGGCAAATAGTCAAGGTGAAAATTACCGAAGTTCGTCCTTTTAGCTTGACTGGTGAACCAGTAGAAGTGCGGGAAGCGGTGACGGTGTGAGGCGACAGGGAATAGGTGACAGGTGACAGTGAAGAAGAAAAGGAGCAGGGGAGCAGGGGAGCAGGGGAGCAGGGGAGAATAAATAACCTCCTGACTCCTGACTCCTGACTTCTAAAAAGATTGATTTTTCTTGACCCAAAATGATTACAATTAGTGTTGATGCTAGATAATGGGAAAGCCTTGACATTTATTCACCCCTCTAGCCCGAAAAAAAAGAACTAATCACTATGCGAACTCACTATTGCGGCGAACTCCGAAAAGAGCATATTGGAGAAACTGTTACCTTTTACGGTTGGGTAGACCGTCGCCGCGATCATGGGGGCGTGATATTCTTAGATTTACGCGATCGCTCTGGCATAGTCCAAATCGTCAGCGATCCGCAACGCACCCCAGACTCCTACGAACAGGCCAACGCCATACGCAATGAATACGTTGTTAAAATCACAGGTAGAGTCACCCAACGCCCCCCAGAATCCTTAAATTCTCGTATCCCTACTGGTGAAGTAGAAATATACGCAGATCAAATTGAACTCCTCAACGCTGTCCGCAAACAGTTACCTTTCCAAGTTTCCACCGCAGACACAGAAAACGTGCGGGAAGACTTGCGGTTAAAATATCGTTATTTAGACTTGAGACGAGAACGCATGACACAAAATATACAGATGCGTCACCAAGTCGTTAAAGCTGTGCGTCGCTACCTGGAAGATAACGAAGGTTTTATCGAAATTGAAACCCCTATTCTTACCCGTTCCACTCCTGAAGGTGCGAGGGATTATATTCTTCCCAGTCGCGTTAATGAAGGTGAATGGTTTGCTTTACCCCAATCACCCCAACTATTTAAGCAAATATTGATGGTATCAGGCATGGATAGATACTATCAACTGGCGCGATGTTTTAGGGATGAAGACTTACGCGCAGACAGACAACCGGAGTTTACACAATTAGACATGGAAATGAGTTTCATGTCGGAAAATGAAATTCTTGAACTCAATGAAAAGTTAGTTTGTCACATTTTCAAAACCGTTAAAGGAATTGATTTACCCCGTCCTTTTCCGCGTCTCACTTACGCTGACGCGATGAATAAATATGGCAGTGATAAGCCAGATACCCGCTACGGTTTAGAATTAGTTGATGTTTCTGATGTTTTAAAAGATTCTGGTTTCAAAGTTTTTAAAGATGCAATTTCTAACGGTGGAATCGTGAAAATTCTCCCTATTCCTAACGGTAACGATGCAATTTCTAATGTTCGCATTAAACCAAAAGGTGATATTTTCACACAAGCAGCAGAAGCCGGTGCAAAAGGTTTAGCTTATATTCGCGTGCGGGAAAATGGCGAAATTGACACCATTGGCGCAATTAAAGATAATTTGACACCAGAACAAAAGCAGGAAATCTTAACCCGCACAGGTGCAAAAGAAGGTCATTTGTTATTATTTGCAGCTGCTGATACTGGTACTGTAAATAAAACTTTAGATAGAATTCGTCAGTTTGTAGCTAGGGAATTTAATTTAATTCCACCAGATAAAATTAACTTACTCTGGATTACAGAATTTCCGATGTTTGAATGGAATGCTGATGAGAAAAGATTAGAAGCATTACATCATCCATTTACAGCACCCCATCCTGATGATATCAATGATTTGAAAACCGCCCGCTCTCAAGCCTATGATTTGGTGTTTAACGGGTTTGAAGTTGGTGGTGGAAGTCTGCGAATTTATAAGCGAGAAATTCAAGAACAGGTGTTTGAAGCTATTGGTTTATCACCAGAAGAAGCACAAAGTAAATTTGGCTTTTTGTTAGAAGCTTTTGAATATGGTACACCTCCTCATGGTGGTATTGCTTACGGTGTAGACCGTTTAGTAATGTTGTTAGCTGGAGAAGAATCAATTCGTGATGTAATTGCTTTTCCAAAGACTCAACAAGCGCGTTGTTTGTTAACAGATGCACCTTCAAATGTGGACGCGAAGCAGTTGAAAGAACTTCATGTAGCTTCGACTTTTAAACCAAAAGCGAAAGAGTAAGGTTTGATTATTCCCTCTGCTTTTTGCAGGGGGTTTATTTTTTGGTTGAAAAATAATTTGTTTCGCGCAAAGGTACAAAGGAGCAAAGACGCAAAGGAAGAATTAAAGATATTTTGATTAATTTTTATTTAAAATCCCTACTAAAATTTTCATTAATATTTCTAAATCTGTGGGAACTCGATATAACATTAAGTCTTGAGTTATGATTCTTTCATCACGTTGAAAACTACCAAATTGCCAAATATCTCCTGTTGTGACAGCACCATATAATATGGGTTCATCTGTTGATATCCATTCATTTACAGCAATTAATTCTACTGCTAGTTGAGTAAACCCTCGTGTTAAATCTGCTTGTTTTGCTTCTACAACTAATACTTGATGTTGAGATTGTAGGTAATAATCTAAATCACCTCGTAAAAATTGATTGATTTCTATGGGATATTCAATATTAATTGTTGCTTGAGTAATATGGGCTATTTCTAATAAAATAGGAGCAATTAATACTTCTCTACGTGCAGCTTCGCTGGTGAGACTCACTCTTTGAATTGCTTCTTCTAATCTTTCTTTCAAATCAGCTAATCTAGTAATTTGATTATTAGTTGTTGGTAAATTAATTGTACTTTTGGTTAAGGTTGCTCCTAGTTCTTGTAAAATATCCGCAGGTGCAAATCTTAAATCAAAGTATTTGCGAAATGTGTATGTTTCACTAGGTTTGAGAATTTGGGGACGATGTGGGTTAGTCATAAGTTTGTAAATTATATTGTAGTTTTTCTATCTTCTATATTATAGATTTATTTCACGCAGAGACGCAGAGGCGCGGAGGAGAGGGTAAAATATGGTATAAAATTTGATGGCTTAATTTAAGAATTTGCGAAAAATGGCTATTCCTGATTTTCAATCTATTATGCTTCCTTTGCTGCAATATGCAGGTGATGGTAAGGAACATTCTTTAAGAGAAGCTATTACATATTTAGCTGATGTGTTTAATTTAAGTGATGAGGAAAAAAAGGAATTATTACCCAGTGGACAGCAAGCTGTTTTTGATAATATAGTAGGTTGGACTAGAACTCATTTGAAAAAAGCTGGTTTATTACAAGATCCAAAACGCGGGTTTTTTCAAATTACAGAACGAGGAAAGGAAGTATTAAGTCAAAATCCTGCGGAAATTAATCTCAAATTTCTCAATCAATTTCCAGAGTTTATAGAATTTAAA
This genomic interval from Anabaena sphaerica FACHB-251 contains the following:
- a CDS encoding nucleotidyltransferase family protein — its product is MDNQTHLQIILSDSIIGTVLPAIAHINLPHWWLAGGAVRNTVWRAIFGQECELFIKDFDIAFFDDGGNRDQELVAKSTLTAQFPQYEFDVKNQASFGRWRAGIRTYSSTEDGIKDWLHTATAVGVRMDQQGEWKFFTPYGLDDLFSGIIRPTPTHINDVNAHNKSSGFIQKCPGLRLLFL
- a CDS encoding GumC family protein, whose product is MEKHLQYWSILKRRGLPASIVFLTLLALSVVKTVIETPVYQAGGQLVLKKNATSSLTGVGSQLGQLESSVSGRPLATEVAVLHSLPLAEKTINTLALDIKPTEFLKSLKVKNIENTDIIEIYYTDKIPKRSVSIVNTLMKIYIENDINANRKQTKSARDFIAQQLPLSKAALQTSERRLQFFKQQHRVLDLKAEAASSASILTGLEKQVAATKSDLSSQTARMQTIQKLFGVTLQDAITASFAGESPSINAVQEQLQDLQKKIAVVGLRLTDTHPTMIDLKEQEAVLKKELEKRIEQSLISKAGRLNNLQDPDRILQLKTLGLQQELLGQYAAAEAERLSLQVRLKSLAQIIESYKQRANILPQLELQQRQLEREIAATESSYQNLLARYQELQVAENLQVSNAMIVAPALIPSVPLTTDRYINLLPGLIGGIVLGVVTALVLERLDKTIKNPKSAKDLLGYTFLGYIPPFPNGSFTPEVIVRKQPDSQISEAFRMLQTNLRFFNAEQSVKVIVVSSAVPKEGKSTIAANLAFSISQLGRDVLLVDADLRNPSQHKIWDISNQAGLSNILRSDLDVDQAVVEITPNLKVITAGQPNNNSAALLDSSQMAVFVGQVAQRYDFVIIDTSPLTVAADATILGKLVNGILFVVRPKVVDSTSISLSKEMLEKADQNVLGVAINGISANEQYSAYAATTV
- the miaB gene encoding tRNA (N6-isopentenyl adenosine(37)-C2)-methylthiotransferase MiaB is translated as MTMNRRYHITTFGCQMNKADSERMAGILEDMGFEWSEDPNDANVILYNTCTIRDNAEQKVYSYLGRQAKRKHEQPDLTLVVAGCVAQQEGEALLRRVPELDLVMGPQHANRLKDLLESVFDGNQVVATEEVHILEDITQPRRDSKVTAWVNVIYGCNERCTYCVVPNVRGVEQSRTPEAIRAEMELLGKQGYKEVTLLGQNIDAYGRDLPGSTPEGRHLNTLTDLLYYVHDVPGIERLRFATSHPRYFTERLIKACAELPKVCEHFHIPFQSGDNELLKAMSRGYTHEKYRRIIDTIRRYMPDASISADAIVGFPGETEEQFENTLKLVDDIGFDLLNTAAYSPRPGTPAALWDNQLSEEVKSDRLQRLNHLVNVKAAERSQRYFGRIEEVLVEEQNTKDKTQVMGRTGGNRLTFFTGDINELRGQIVKVKITEVRPFSLTGEPVEVREAVTV
- the aspS gene encoding aspartate--tRNA ligase → MRTHYCGELRKEHIGETVTFYGWVDRRRDHGGVIFLDLRDRSGIVQIVSDPQRTPDSYEQANAIRNEYVVKITGRVTQRPPESLNSRIPTGEVEIYADQIELLNAVRKQLPFQVSTADTENVREDLRLKYRYLDLRRERMTQNIQMRHQVVKAVRRYLEDNEGFIEIETPILTRSTPEGARDYILPSRVNEGEWFALPQSPQLFKQILMVSGMDRYYQLARCFRDEDLRADRQPEFTQLDMEMSFMSENEILELNEKLVCHIFKTVKGIDLPRPFPRLTYADAMNKYGSDKPDTRYGLELVDVSDVLKDSGFKVFKDAISNGGIVKILPIPNGNDAISNVRIKPKGDIFTQAAEAGAKGLAYIRVRENGEIDTIGAIKDNLTPEQKQEILTRTGAKEGHLLLFAAADTGTVNKTLDRIRQFVAREFNLIPPDKINLLWITEFPMFEWNADEKRLEALHHPFTAPHPDDINDLKTARSQAYDLVFNGFEVGGGSLRIYKREIQEQVFEAIGLSPEEAQSKFGFLLEAFEYGTPPHGGIAYGVDRLVMLLAGEESIRDVIAFPKTQQARCLLTDAPSNVDAKQLKELHVASTFKPKAKE